CGCGCCGACTGCTGCCATCCAGGCGGGCGACCTCGATGAGACGAACCTCCGCATCGGACCATCGGATGCCGTCCGGCCCAATCAGACCCTAGTCCACGATCTGCTGCACATAGGAGCCATTGAGAAAGGCCCGGAAGATGCACTTGGTCTTCTGGTCAGTCCAGTAGATGCGCCTCTCCGCCACCGACACGTCCAGGGCGTGCGCATCGCCCACATCCTTGAAGGGCATCGCTCGTCGTCGTGGTTCCGTTCCCGTCGCTGTACTCGGTCGAGAGAACAGCAGGAAGGCGGCAGGCACAGGTACAGGCGGTGGAGCAGGCCCCCCATATTCTTCGattttgatcttccatcgaaTGTTACTAGCAAGATAGATctctcagccctgcccacataattttatacgagtGATGAATCAATTTCCTACGTGATTGgcttaattttaataattgcatttattggatttctatataacgttgaaaatgaaatttaatagattgatgaaattgacaaatgctcaaaaaataccgaaaagtattaaaaatacCGTGAACGGTGGAAATATCATGAGCTGCCACATCTCTTAAGAAAGGTTTCAACATTCCGGTATCGATAGCACTATCGATATTTTCTATCCTCGCTTCTGCCATCCCTTTATGGGCTGAATTCCCTCCAATTTTTTGATTATTAATGATTGAATGATTGATTGATTTAACCCAATGACAACTGTTTTAGACAACTTCCTACGAGCCGAGAAAATCGGCGAAGGCACATACGGCATTGTCTACAAGGCGCGCAGCAATTTAACTGGTCAGGATGTGGCTCTCAAGAAAATCCGTCTGGAAGGGTACGTAAATCAACATCGAAGTCCTCGAATTCGCATCTAGAGTCACAGCATCAAAGCGTTGTGCAGCCAACAAACGGCAGTCGGCATATGGCGTGTAGTGCagatacacatatacacaacCTGGGATATGATATGTATCCTGGCTGCTGACGCCGTGTCCTTGACGAATGTCAAACACCTCGCAGGCTCTGCAGCAGACCCTGCTGCACAACGCAGCCCGGATTCTGTGTGTGCTGCGCTGTGGTCTTAAAAGCCGTAGCACCACATGATTCGGCTGCGTGGTCAGCCACACCTTCAGTATCCAAGTCGCATTCATTAATACTGACATTATGTGTACACATGTGTTATGTTTACTGACTTTTCCCTCGTTATTGCAGTGAGGATGAAGGCGTCCCTTCCACAGCCATACGTGAGATATCCCTGCTGAAGAACCTCAAGCACCAGAATGTGGTGCAGCTGTTTGACGTGGTTATTTCTGGTAATAATCTATACATGATATTCGAGTACCTCAACATGGATCTGAAGAAACTGATGGACAAGAAGAAGGATGTCTTTACGCCACAGTTGATCAAAGTAAGTTCATCTAAGTAAGCCTccatacgtatgtatgtatatacaaaCGCGTTCACTCTTTTCAGAGCTATATGCACCAGATATTCGACGCCCTCTGCTTTTGTCACACCAATCGTGTACTGCACCGCGATCTCAAGCCCCAGAATCTACTCGTAGACACGGCGGGCAGAATAAAGGTAGGCATCAAGCTGTAATCCTGTTAGTTGCTTGCTAATTCATCGCTGTAGTTGGCAGATTTCGGGCTGGCACGAGCCTTTAATGTACCCATGCGACCGTACACCCACGAGGTGGTCACGCTCTGGTACCGAGCACCGGAAATATTGCTGGGAACTAAGTTCTACTCGACTGGAGTGGACATCTGGAGCCTGGGCTGCATTTTCGCCGAGATGGTAGGCTATTGGGATTGTGATTATGGTGATTACCTCATTCAATATTATTTTTCAGATAATGCGACGATCATTGTTTCCCGGGGACAGCGAAATCGATCAACTGTTTCGGATCTTTCGCACTTTGAGCACGCCCGACGAAACCACATGGCCTGGTGTGACACAGCTGCCGGATTTTAAGGCCAAGTTCCCAAAATTTCAGCCCTCCAATGTGCCTGCACCCATCCGCGAGCACGAGGCACATGATCTTATAATGGTGAGCGATCAAATCCCAATCAAATCCATCAGCGTGTATCTATAATGTTACTTTGCTGTACAGTCGATGCTGTGCTATAACCCCAACATGCGCATCTCCGCCAAGGACGCCCTTCAGCATGCATATTTTCAAAACGTTGAGCATGTGGATCATGTTGCACTGCCCGTGGATCCCAATGCTGGCAGTGCATCTCGTCTCACGAAGCTGGTCTAATCGTCGCATATCCCCGGATCAACCCTAGCTAATTTCTTGTGATCTGTTAGTATAGTAAGTCAACTGACTACCTCATTaccacttaaaaaataatacataACTAGAGAAATTACATGTGACTGTTATCTTCATTACAGCTCCCCATCTCCATATCATCCTATTaaaacacacactcacacgcaTACAAACAAATCCTTTAAATACATGCTCATGTCCATCAGGTATTCGATAAGTTTATTAAGATATTTTGGTTTATTTCACCAGGCGCGCAGCCAATAGTAGCGGTTCTGGTTCCGAGGAGAAACCTTGGCACCTGAGTCTGAAATTGCAGTGACGCCACCATTGCGCCCTgactggcgctggcgctggcgaTTGGGTTGATCGTCACGCATGTACGTGCCTAGAGCATTGCGCATGCTCTCGGAGAGCGGTGACTGACTCTCGTCGTCATCGTCTTCTTCACCAATGCCGTAAGACGTTGCATCGGACAGTGCTGTACTATCGTTCGAATCAATTTCATCGTCTGTGTCTTCGTTTTGATTGGCCGAGTCGCTGGCGTCGACTGTTTCTACTGCGGACTGACCTTTCGTAGAGGACAACGGCAGTGGCCGCAGAAGAGTGATCTTTTTGGTGTTGATTTTTCCCAAAACCGTCGGCTCCTGTGGCTCCCCCTCCGATGCGGGATCAAAGTGATTGTAGTAGTTTTCCTGAAAGTCTTGCGGGCTGAAGCGCTGCACTCCGTAATAGCTGCCGGAGTTAGTGTCGTAGAAGAACATAGGCTCGGCTGGAGGCAACGGAGGTGCATAGTAATCGTACGGATCATACTCCTGCGACTCAAAGGAGGGCCTACGTATCTGCTGCTTGCGGCGCTTTCGTTTGCGTTTCTTGGAGCTCTGCGACTCTGGAATCGGACTCTCTGGCTGTTGTTCCAGGTTCTCGGTCAGAGACTGAAGGTACACGGGCGATGTCTCAATGATATTGGCGCTGCCATCGTTAAAGAAGTTGGCCAATGGATTGGTCAAGTTTCGCCAACTTAACGAGGGCTGAACACTTCGAATGAAACTATTCCATACGCGGACTAGTGGACGCTCTGTGGTTGTCGTTGGCGCAGCCTTGCCTTGGATGTCATGGATGCGACGCCTCCGGTACCCACCGTTATTATTCGGCAACAGGACATACTGGTAGTTACTGAAACAAAAGAAGTAGTACATAAGTATATCTCTCCATAGACTAATTACAAGTTTGTATATTTCCCACTCTTTATTGGCTGGCTGCCGTGCCTGTGGCCGCCCTGGCCCTTGCTGCACCTCCAAAGCCGGCATCCTGGCTGATTGAGTCTGAATGGGATAATTCCATGCTACAAAGAGCAACAAAGCTGTCACCAATTGCCAATGCATGGCTGTTAACTGTAATGTCTGTGGGTGAAGGCTAAGCTCTGGCTGCGTCCGCTGCCCTTTCTGGTCTATAGCACACTGACACGAATCCGAGATGCGAACCTAGTGGTCAACAACACCAGCTTGTCGCATGGCCATTGTTTTGTCTTCGAGCGCATCTCATTAGAATTTTGTATTTTAGCGAAACTCTCAATAACCAATTTGATATAAAATGGCATTGTTCCAGGTCCCAGCCGACACTAAACCAGCTAACCCAATTCTGAGGGTGTCGAAAAGAACGTCTTTCCCCCGCGGCTCGGTGACAGATGCCAATCTCGCCCATACATATGCTAATGGACTTTTATATATTACACAATTAATATGCCATTCAAGGTATCGTCTGTGATTAAGAAACTCGTTTTCTTCGCTTTGCTCTGATCTAAGAATGCGTCAGTTTTCTGATTTCCAAAAATTTTGCCGAATGGACGGTTGGCGAAATGCTTTCTCCTGATGAATTTGTGTTTATGGGATCATCTCCTTGTCGCGAATACTATTTGATGGCCTGTCTTAATATGACTGTTTTTATTGGGGCATTTTCGCGGCCCTGCTACTTTTTGATGGCATGTTTCTTTTTGCCATCCTAAAGTGGTAATAACTATTGAATGTCTCCATTTGTGCGGGCTTTATTTGCTTCGACATGTGGAATAATTtagaaatttaattttaattaagaACATGTCCATGCCTCAATAATATATGTAgatcaaaaagaaaggaaagcTGGCCTAATGGGACGTAACGATCGTATTTCTGAATGAAATTAAAACTAATTTCAAAATTCTCGATCATGgccaaaaaacaaacatttaAAGTCAATTTAAACACATTTCCATATAGTTCTGTCCCTAtattatcttctgaatttattCAAAGTTGACTAATTTAACCAACAGTCGAACTTCCACATAGCGAAACTCAAGAGGAATTCGTAATATAGAATTCATTTTTTCATAATATAGCATTGTAGTGTTCTGGAAATAAATTCGTTGTACGGAACTTCAATGTGAAAATTATTAATAAGATCACATTTCAATCAAATTAACTTTGATGATTCTACATTAAAAGTTGTACCACAAATTTTCTATAATATATTGAAAATTTACCCAATCGCGGGCTATTAAACGAAATTTCGTAATGTAGCCACGTTTGCCAGAATACAAAAAAAGGTGAGTTTTTATCTTTTTATAGGTTGgaaaattaatatttaatatacAATCAtggaaaaaataataaaaacggCATATTTTTATTCAGTTTTTATTCAAAAACCACTTGTGTCTTAAGTAACGGAAAATCAGGAGATATTTCTAATTATATGTCGTAACTTTTTAAAGATTGAACTTTTACATTATTTTTTAGTACGAACTTAACGTAAGGCCTGAATGGAAATGCCCATTTTCCAAGTTTTTCTGGCCAATTTTTAAGTTCTCAAATCAGCGGCTTTGTGCCACGAGCCAAGCAGAGCAAAAACAACTGTAAAAGCAAAGAAAATTCCTAACAAGTGTTTTTCCTTTCATTGtggggagagagagatattGAAAGAATAaaagcgagagcgagagagagctgTCAGCCGTGGAGAGGGCTTTCGACACATGCTGGAAAagctttggctctggctttggccAGGAAACGGTTCAGTCTACTTTGAGATTCCTGGCCAGCAACGACACGACATCCGACAGTGGCCGCGGCGCGTGctccaaaaaacaaaaaggaagGCTGGAAAAACGCCAGCAGCAAGGAGCTGTAGCTGTGGCTGTCGCTGTGGCTGTAACAGTTTCCACCAAAGTCTAGGAAAACAAGTCCGAAGGAGGCGCATTTAAGTGGCAGCTTGCTTTTTTGGGCTAAGCAAGCGATTCGTGCGATTCTATCCATGTGCTGCGAGTATATGTACGTGTCTCCTGGCTGTGTGCGTGCGCGAGTGCCAGTTTCtacgtttgtgtgtgtgtgtatccatGCTTGTGTGCCTTTTGTGTATCCGGGAAGCGTTCTGTTTTTGAGCTGCTGCTCCAAATTTATACAGAGCATATTTGTGTccatttaattgaattaagTAAAGGGCTCCGCCACCGAGCCGAGCGTCGCCATTCCGCACCATCTTTACATAAGAGCAAGCGTGAGATACAGATACTGCGACAGAGAATGTCGAGAATTGCGTAAAGTTTTGTGGCCCTTGTGGCTCGTGGGCTCGTGTGTGCCGTGGGAAAATGACATTAAGTGCTTAAGTAAATTATATAAAATCATTAAACGCCCCGCCGAGCATCCATAACACACGGCAAATGTGAAACGACAGCTGCAGCCTGGAAAACACACACAGTTTCCATCGCTACAAGATAAACCGATTCCTTGCCCAAGCAATTTTCCCTTCTCTTCCCTTCCTCATACTTTCTTCTTCTTGTGGCCAAATGAAAAATTCAAAGCCGTCACAATGGGGCCGGAGCTGGGGGCGGGACTAGATTTTCGACATAGGCGGGCTACTGTCAAGGTGGGCGCTACCTCAAGGCCTAGTAGCTAACCCTAAGCCCAACCACAGACACGCACACAGCCAACCACACACCCACCCACGtgtccacacacacacacacagacactctCCCAATGGATATACGTCTTGGCGGGCGTTTTGCTTTTCCCCATTTTCAAGTGCGCGTTTTGGGGGTGCCTGCCAGGTGTCTGACTGAAACAGTTTTTTGGCGTCACTTTCGGTTTCGCCGTGCCCTCGCTCAAGTGCTGTGCTTGACCATAACCACTAAAACTGTcacattgcgtatacgccgCGTGTTGTCCTCGAGCGCGCGGTGTATTTGTTTTGTGGCCGTGTGCTTGCGCTCGCTCGTAAGCTCGTTTATTTTTCAACAGCCAACTGGCACCCACGCCTGCACTGAGAGTGCTGCTCTCTgtagtctctctctctccgctcTCTCTCCATGGCACGTTCTCTCTCCGAACCAGCTGTTTATGTTGTTTTGAATCGCATTCCGGCATTCCGCCATTCTGCCATCCGTAAAACAACAAAGGAAAAGATTCCGTTCATccgtgtctgtctgtcggtcATCTGGTCACGTTTTCCGACTCCTGCTCCCCTTCGCCATGCCTTTGCTTGgcaatttaaattttattgtGATTTTTATTCTTGGCGCAAATAAACAGCACGAAGAGCGTCTTTACTCTCACTCCCTGCCTTCTTTATAGAGCAATTTGACGACTAAAAGTATGCATCCAAAATGATGGGTCTGCCATTAGCCTGACAAGGCTTTGGGGATGGccggtgctggtgctggtgcatGGGAAAATGACATCGAAGCCACCTGTCGAGCAGCTAAATATTTAATACCTGCCTGAAAATTGATAGAACACCCCAGTCCTTTGTGCATCCCAAAAGACCAACTTTGCAGCCAACAGCTTGTGCTGGCCATATATCACACTGAGCAGAGCATTGCTTAGTCCACCATGTGGTTTCCATTTCTTTGTTTGGCCAATGTCGTCTTGGCATTCGGCCAATTGCAGGGCAGTCTCCCATCCCACCCAACATTACTGCCCCCTTTTTgggtttccgtttccgtttttGCTTGGGAATTGCAACTTttggctgtctgtctgtcagaAGCAGCATTGTCACAGTGATTCGGGGTCTGCTCGGAAAAGCGATGAAATTTCCATACTTCTCGCATTAGCCAACAGCCAACTAGCAATGGCCATGGCGTTGGGcgtggggagggggagggctgAGTGACTGCTTATTAAAATGCTATAAGTGTACGAACAATTTGCATGTTGCACGAGCAGCGCCGCCGAGCTTCAAACTGAATAATTAACACCCCCAGTCCCCAGGTATATAATATACGAATATACCTGTGGCTTCTGCCTTTATTCAGTGCTCAGGAGCGTACAATTAGCGAATTGGCATTTTGGTAGATAAAATCGAGGTAGTGCCGTATGGCCAGGAAGCTGGAGAGGATGCGATTGTTCTCCCAGCGCCAGTCGATCATCAGACCCACCAGATAGAAGTTCTGGGTGACATCGCCCTTCACCTGCATACCCACCAGGGGAGCTCCGATATAGTAGCCTTCGGGCTTGGCCTGGTAGCCGCAGAcggtggtgctgctggtgaCAATGGAGCTGACCTTCGACTGGCAGAAGCCACGGCTCAGAGTGTTCACCCAGGTCTTGAGCTTGCGATCCTCCTTGACTCGCAGCCCGGCCACTATGAACGTCTGGCCGACCAGTGTCTCATTGACCAGCTGTGGCGGGGGCATGCAAACGGGCATCACGTTCGGATTCAGCTTGGCATCCCGCTGGAGGGTGAGCACGGCCAGGCTGTTCTTCAGCGTGAGCGGATCGTACTCCGGATGAATGGCGATCTCGGCCAGCTTTATCTCCTGTGCCGGCACCACACAGAACCCATCCCTGTCGCATGACGGCTGGCTGATGATCGAGCTCTTGTTCCACACTCCCAGGTGGACGGAGAATGCCTCTGCCTCGCCATTGTACTGTACGAAGCAGTGGGCGGGGGCCAGCACATTGCGCTTGGAAATCAAGGCGCCCAGGCATCCATCGTTTTGGATCTTGCCCTCGAAACCTAAAGGTCATACACATCTAGGGTCATTCGTTCTAGTCTGCTATGCCAGAGAGACTCACCTTTCCCGAAGACGATGCGGGCCACCCACTGGTGCTCCGTGGGTATGGCAAAGGAACCCTGCTTGAGAAACTGGTCCTCGTCGAAGTAGCCGCACTCGGTGTCCTCCAGCTTGGCGGATAGGACGCCCGTCCAAGTAGCCAGCAGCAAAGTGATGAGAGCGGTTCCCCAATGCATTCCAAAGTGCGACTCAGAGTCAACTGATCGATCGATGAGAACTGCAACAGTATCCCACGACGATTGTCGATCCGATCCACCAGTGGGTTTCTCCAGTAGTTGATCGTCTACTTGATTGGGTTTCTAATAAACTATTCGTGCTACCTGTGTTAATGCAACTACAAACCAGTTGCCGATACGGAACTCTGGGCGGCTCCCAGCACGATGCATCAGTGTTTCCCCTTCATAAACTTATGACTTCCATTAATGCAATGTATATTTATTGAAAACATATAGGAAATACGCTTAAACAGGTTCTGTAACCCCAACAGTAGAGCGGGGATGGAGGGTACTACTTTGTGGCAGTATTTTCCATTATCCAGGGACGAGCGCGCCGCAGATCCTGGTAGACATGAGTGGTCACCACACCCACGTTCATCACCCTGGCCAGCAGGGCCACAACATAGAAGCTGTGCGGCACATTCCGCTCCACGCTGATGTCCATCAGGGCCGCGCCCTCGTAGAACTTTGTGCGCTTCACGGGAAAGCCGCAGAGCTGGTTCTCCGGCGGCAGGGTCGAGGCGGAGGTCAGTTGCTTGCACTTCTGTCGGGAGACCGTCATGGCCAGACCCTTGCCCTTGATGTTGTCGGTGTGTGTGAAGCCGGAGAAGTGCAGGTTGCGATTGATCAGCGACTCTGGCTCCGCGTTGCCCTCCATGCAAATGGGTTGGATGTAGTTTGTCCACTCGATGGGCTCCACAAGACGCAGGATGGCCATGTCATTGTCGTCCGTGTCCTTGTCCGCATCGGGATGCACCTTGATCTCGGCCACGTTGTACAGCTTGGGCCCGGGCACACAGAAGCCCTTGTTGTTGCAGGCGAACTCCTCGTCGGGTGAGTGGCTCTCATTCCACACGCCCAGCATCACGACGGCGCTCACATTGCCCGTCCGGTTCTTGAATCGCTTCACACACGTGGCGGTGGTCAGGACATGCTGTTGATTCACTATGACCACAGTGCATCTTGTGTTTGTATAGCCATTACCTGGAATACAAGCCCATTAGGAACCTCAAGAGCCACAGATCAAGGGAGGGTGGCACTTACCCTGACTCTGCAGCAGCACCCCTATCCAGGGATACTCCGAAGGCTCTGTTCTTTCGTCCGTTATGTAGAGCACGCGCTCCTCCAGGCGGCCGCATGGGGTGTCGCCCCTTGTCAGCGCTACGGGGACCATCAATACATCAATACAATCTACATggaatatacatatttatatgcACTCACCGCCCAGCCAAGCCACAACTAGAAGCAGAACAAGTTTTCCGGCCATAACCATTTCAAAGTAACTATCTAATCCGCTGGTGTCTCTCGTCTATCCAAGTGCTCGGATCAAACTGAGAAACCGATTTCGAGACGACTTTGGCTGAAGCTTAATGAGAATAAATGCTCCATGAATCATTCATTCGAAATCTCTCGATGCGATCACGAATGCACTTGTATGCTAGGCTTCAGATAGATATTCTCTTTTGGGATATAAAATATTAAGCAAATTTGAGTCTAGAAGTAAAGTGTTTCAATTTTAAGAGCCGTCTAAGCTTATTCAATCCTAAAGACAAAGACCAGTCAATTACTCGAACAAGAAAAGAACAGGACACTCATTATATACCGATTAGATTGTTAGAATCCGTCGACCCGCTGTCCCATTGGGCTCCTCGGATATGCATGTGCACAGGCCCGCCCACGACAACGACTTGGGCTGAATAATTAATGTTTCAATTAGAATGCTATTTTCGGGGGCAAACAAACACACAGGGCAcaggctggctggctgctCAGCGGGCGCTGAAGGTGAAGGACACAGAAGGACACAGACACACTGTAATGGATCGCGGCAGCGGGGGGCTGGCTTGGATTGGCGGGATTTAACACTCTACTAAATATGCTTACAAATTGCCCGACCAGATCCGGCTGCCAGTTTATTGTCCACTCCCGACAGACGGGCTCAACTTGACCTGCTTGAGCCGGGGCGTTCATAACTCGCATTGTTATGAATCCCACCCCAAAAATTCGACACCCCCCCAGCCCCatcctggcctggcctggaccGGACTCTAATGAACAAGCCGCCCGTTGGTCAGACGGCAATAAAACTTGGCTTGGCTgtagctctggctctggccttGGTTTTGGCCTAGAGGGAACACGATTACGGTCCAAGCTGAAGGAGAACCAAGAACagagagggggggagggggggggtgTGGTTggggatgggaatgggaatgcaAATTGCTCGGACCACACTCTGACGTGGCCTGCGTGGGCTTTGGGTGCGCCTTTTGCTTGTAAAGGGTCGAGAAATGAGCTTCGCTTCCCACTTGCGTGTCCCTCAATCTTTAATCGCTGCCAGCACGTGAGCAACTTGCTTCTCGTTTCGGTTTCTCTGCCTCAAGAATGGCAGCTAATGGCGGCTATAATCGAATGGAATCATTGATTGGACTCCCCCTGGAGAAACCTCCTTTAAACTTAAAGTTAAGCGCACAAATTTCTCAATCTATCTTCAAGCTGGCACGGACCCCTATGAACACTATGAACGAGGTCTGGCAATGATGATAGTAGCATGACGCGCGACGGCGAAATTCCAGCCATTTTCAATCCGAAACGGGTCCGCACACCTGCCGTGGTAGTCACCGGAGACTCATCGACAAATGTCCCCTacagcaacaataacaataacaacaacagtGGGACGGGCACGGGGACGGGGCCgggggccagcagcagcagctcgggAGGCACAGCTGTCGCAGCAGGAGGGGGAGGTGGCACTGGCGCAGGAGCGACAGGCGGCTGCGGCTTCAGCAATGTGCTCACATCGAGCAATCCGCAAATAACCCACCAAGACTCGATCTCGTCGAGCCAGCAGGATCCCAATGAGGTAATCATCATACCAGCGGACACCCCCACGGGCCCCCCCGGCAGCCACAATGCACAACACCACTTCGGAGGCGACTCGAGTGACACGCAAACCGGACTCGactcccagcagcagcagcaacagcagccgaaTGGCCatggggaggagccggagctGCGCTTCAGAAAGCTGCAGGCCTGCAAGGAGTCCTGCTGCTCGGAGCTGGCCCGCAAGGTATGCCCAAGGCCCCTACCATGCCACTTCACCTTTAACTTTACTGGCACTTTGCTCGTTGCAGATGTACTTCGGCGTGTGCGTGACCATCCTGATGACCGCCTCATGGGTGGGGGCCACGCACTGCATCAAGTACATGTACAAGTACCGGGCGCCCTACGATGACGTGCTCAACGATGACCAGGACACGTCATCGAGTCGGGCCGAGCTGAGCGCCGAGCTGGAGGAAATAATGGCCATCAGCGACTCGTCGCTGCATCACGTCGAGGACGCCACCGAGATGTTCAATATACCACCGCGCCAACCCGTCTATTTCAGTGCACCGTTTTTTGCCGCCTGGTTTTTTACCAACTTTTCACTGCTCTTCTTCCCGATCTACATCCTGGGCCTCGTTTCCACGCGCAAGTGCGACAAGCTGAGCGAGGTCCTGGGCGATGTGCTGAGAGGATTCCGGGAGCGCGGCTTCACCGTGGGTGAGTGTCTGCCGGGCCGGACCGGGCCCTGAGCTCCCATTTCTGAGTTTTTCCCCCACCCGCAGGTCGCTTCCTGAATCGCTGCCTCTCGTTTTGCATTTTGTGGCTGGTCACCACCTACCTGTATACGCTCTCCCTGAACGTGCTCTATGCCACGGATGCCCTGGCCCTGTTCGCCACCAATGTGGCCTGCGTCTATCTGCTCTCCTGGGTGATCCTGCACGAGCAGTTCGTAGGCGTTC
This region of Drosophila miranda strain MSH22 chromosome 2, D.miranda_PacBio2.1, whole genome shotgun sequence genomic DNA includes:
- the LOC108154189 gene encoding uncharacterized protein LOC108154189 isoform X6, whose amino-acid sequence is MTRDGEIPAIFNPKRVRTPAVVVTGDSSTNVPYSNNNNNNNSGTGTGTGPGASSSSSGGTAVAAGGGGGTGAGATGGCGFSNVLTSSNPQITHQDSISSSQQDPNEVIIIPADTPTGPPGSHNAQHHFGGDSSDTQTGLDSQQQQQQQPNGHGEEPELRFRKLQACKESCCSELARKMYFGVCVTILMTASWVGATHCIKYMYKYRAPYDDVLNDDQDTSSSRAELSAELEEIMAISDSSLHHVEDATEMFNIPPRQPVYFSAPFFAAWFFTNFSLLFFPIYILGLVSTRKCDKLSEVLGDVLRGFRERGFTVGRFLNRCLSFCILWLVTTYLYTLSLNVLYATDALALFATNVACVYLLSWVILHEQFVGVRIVAIILCDTGIALLAYMDGITESRTLSGVVLATLAGAGYAVFRVMFRKVMGDPPVGQIAFIFTALGFLNALLLWPVVLALYLTGTESLTSESIPWNLLLAASVLLLVFHVLMQFSAAVTYNMFVTLGLITAVPVSGALDVILYSANFAGMKLAGVILIGIGFFLVMFPENWPDYITRLLRWGRGPRSGTSTGQHPTTIDYRTGYIRSHLRSPSGRVR
- the LOC108154189 gene encoding uncharacterized protein LOC108154189 isoform X3 — its product is MTRDGEIPAIFNPKRVRTPAVVVTGDSSTNVPYSNNNNNNNSGTGTGTGPGASSSSSGGTAVAAGGGGGTGAGATGGCGFSNVLTSSNPQITHQDSISSSQQDPNEVIIIPADTPTGPPGSHNAQHHFGGDSSDTQTGLDSQQQQQQQPNGHGEEPELRFRKLQACKESCCSELARKMYFGVCVTILMTASWVGATHCIKYMYKYRAPYDDVLNDDQDTSSSRAELSAELEEIMAISDSSLHHVEDATEMFNIPPRQPVYFSAPFFAAWFFTNFSLLFFPIYILGLVSTRKCDKLSEVLGDVLRGFRERGFTVGRFLNRCLSFCILWLVTTYLYTLSLNVLYATDALALFATNVACVYLLSWVILHEQFVGVRIVAIILCDTGIALLAYMDGITESRTLSGVVLATLAGAGYAVFRVMFRKVMGDPPVGQIAFIFTALGFLNALLLWPVVLALYLTGTESLTSESIPWNLLLAASVLLLVFHVLMQFSAAVTYNMFVTLGLITAVPVSGALDVILYSANFAGMKLAGVILIGIGFFLVMFPENWPDYITRLLRSIIMLGHNARWGRGPRSGTSTGQHPTTIDYRTGYIRSHLRSPSGRVR
- the LOC108154189 gene encoding uncharacterized protein LOC108154189 isoform X1, with product MTRDGEIPAIFNPKRVRTPAVVVTGDSSTNVPYSNNNNNNNSGTGTGTGPGASSSSSGGTAVAAGGGGGTGAGATGGCGFSNVLTSSNPQITHQDSISSSQQDPNEVIIIPADTPTGPPGSHNAQHHFGGDSSDTQTGLDSQQQQQQQPNGHGEEPELRFRKLQACKESCCSELARKMYFGVCVTILMTASWVGATHCIKYMYKYRAPYDDVLNDDQDTSSSRAELSAELEEIMAISDSSLHHVEDATEMFNIPPRQPVYFSAPFFAAWFFTNFSLLFFPIYILGLVSTRKCDKLSEVLGDVLRGFRERGFTVGRFLNRCLSFCILWLVTTYLYTLSLNVLYATDALALFATNVACVYLLSWVILHEQFVGVRIVAIILCDTGIALLAYMDGITESRTLSGVVLATLAGAGYAVFRVMFRKVMGDPPVGQIAFIFTALGFLNALLLWPVVLALYLTGTESLTSESIPWNLLLAASVLLLVFHVLMQFSAAVTYNMFVTLGLITAVPVSGALDVILYSANFAGMKLAGVILIGIGFFLVMFPENWPDYITRLLRKSVRAILRYQCCCELAEIRYAHSKHHNAGSQREMGSRPSERYFNRSASHHYRLSDGIHKVPSSFTLWPCEMTDLSPTTSGYLHGSVNAQHHQQLLQQQQQQSHQQHHRQHHQQHLQRQHSHTSLTKIHRQSSSHSVHGGGRSVAAGTTGRLFSYFGNEHEHERKKSETSFFNLGFRRKSTVVYYAPTD
- the LOC108154189 gene encoding uncharacterized protein LOC108154189 isoform X2, translating into MTRDGEIPAIFNPKRVRTPAVVVTGDSSTNVPYSNNNNNNNSGTGTGTGPGASSSSSGGTAVAAGGGGGTGAGATGGCGFSNVLTSSNPQITHQDSISSSQQDPNEVIIIPADTPTGPPGSHNAQHHFGGDSSDTQTGLDSQQQQQQQPNGHGEEPELRFRKLQACKESCCSELARKMYFGVCVTILMTASWVGATHCIKYMYKYRAPYDDVLNDDQDTSSSRAELSAELEEIMAISDSSLHHVEDATEMFNIPPRQPVYFSAPFFAAWFFTNFSLLFFPIYILGLVSTRKCDKLSEVLGDVLRGFRERGFTVGRFLNRCLSFCILWLVTTYLYTLSLNVLYATDALALFATNVACVYLLSWVILHEQFVGVRIVAIILCDTGIALLAYMDGITESRTLSGVVLATLAGAGYAVFRVMFRKVMGDPPVGQIAFIFTALGFLNALLLWPVVLALYLTGTESLTSESIPWNLLLAASVLLLVFHVLMQFSAAVTYNMFVTLGLITAVPVSGALDVILYSANFAGMKLAGVILIGIGFFLVMFPENWPDYITRLLRKSVRAILRYQCCCELAEIRYAHSMGSRPSERYFNRSASHHYRLSDGIHKVPSSFTLWPCEMTDLSPTTSGYLHGSVNAQHHQQLLQQQQQQSHQQHHRQHHQQHLQRQHSHTSLTKIHRQSSSHSVHGGGRSVAAGTTGRLFSYFGNEHEHERKKSETSFFNLGFRRKSTVVYYAPTD